A window of Elgaria multicarinata webbii isolate HBS135686 ecotype San Diego chromosome 2, rElgMul1.1.pri, whole genome shotgun sequence contains these coding sequences:
- the CRYBA2 gene encoding beta-crystallin A2, giving the protein MTSQPMETLGQFKITVWEEENFQGKRCEFLMECPSIMERGFRKIRSIKVESGPWVGFEYPEYQGQQFILEKGDYPRWEAWSGNSGYRTEHLLSFRTIKCANHSDSKVTLYEAENFQGRKFELSDDYPSLQAMGWGNKEVASIKVNSGAWVAYQYPGYRGYQYVLERDKQNGEYKKYSEYSTQAHTNQIQSIRRVQH; this is encoded by the exons ATGACCAGCCAGCCCATGGAGACCCTGGGCCAATTCAAGATCACCGTCTGGGAGGAAGAAAACTTCCAGGGGAAGCGCTGCGAATTCCTGATGGAGTGCCCCAGCATCATGGAACGAGGCTTCCGGAAGATTCGCTCCATCAAAGTGGAAAGTGGCCC CTGGGTGGGCTTTGAGTACCCTGAATACCAAGGACAACAATTCATCTTGGAGAAAGGGGACTACCCTCGATGGGAAGCCTGGAGTGGGAACAGCGGCTACAGGACTGAGCACCTGCTCTCCTTCCGGACTATCAAGTGCGCT AACCACAGTGACAGCAAAGTGACCCTCTATGAGGCAGAGAACTTCCAAGGACGCAAGTTTGAGCTCAGCGATGACTACCCATCCCTGCAGGCCATGGGCTGGGGTAACAAAGAGGTGGCCTCCATCAAGGTCAACTCTGGAGC GTGGGTGGCATATCAGTACCCAGGCTATCGAGGCTACCAATATGTCCTGGAGCGGGACAAGCAGAACGGTGAATACAAGAAGTACAGCGAATACAGCACCCAGGCCCATACCAACCAGATCCAGTCCATCCGCCGTGTCCAGCACTGA